A window from Leptothermofonsia sichuanensis E412 encodes these proteins:
- the mnmA gene encoding tRNA 2-thiouridine(34) synthase MnmA — protein sequence MKKVVVGLSGGVDSSTTAAILCDRGYDVVGLTLWLMKGKGQCCSEGMVDAAKLCDQLGIPHHIVDIRDVFQENIVDYLVTGYSAGITPLPCSQCNRAVKFGPMLKYAREHLGSDYIATGHYARTRYDEASGRYQLLRAIDRSKDQTYFLYDLPQDVLSQVMFPLGEQPKTKTRQVAAEFGLHTAEKPESQDLCLIEANGSMRAFLDKYITPQKGDIVDQSGKVLGQHDGIHHYTIGQRKGLGIAHSEPLYVVALDAVNNRVIVGDRAATLSAECTVQRVNWVSMVEPTTPIKAEVQIRYRSPATSATIIPLGNSRVRVVFDEPQSSVTPGQAAVWYDGEVLLGGGVIEPHRELKDGE from the coding sequence ATGAAAAAAGTTGTGGTAGGACTCTCTGGTGGAGTCGATAGTTCAACGACTGCGGCGATCCTGTGCGATCGCGGCTACGATGTTGTGGGCTTAACACTGTGGCTGATGAAGGGCAAGGGACAGTGCTGCTCCGAGGGCATGGTCGATGCGGCCAAGTTGTGTGATCAGTTGGGCATTCCCCACCATATTGTGGACATTCGGGATGTTTTTCAAGAGAACATTGTGGACTATCTGGTGACGGGGTATAGCGCCGGGATTACCCCTTTGCCCTGCTCCCAGTGCAACCGGGCGGTCAAGTTTGGTCCCATGCTCAAGTATGCCCGCGAACACCTGGGTAGCGACTACATTGCCACCGGGCATTATGCCCGGACTCGCTATGACGAAGCCAGTGGGCGTTACCAACTTCTGCGGGCGATTGATCGCAGCAAGGATCAGACCTATTTCCTCTACGATCTGCCCCAGGACGTGTTATCTCAAGTGATGTTTCCCCTGGGAGAGCAGCCTAAGACAAAAACGCGCCAGGTGGCAGCGGAGTTTGGGTTGCACACGGCGGAAAAGCCGGAAAGTCAGGATCTTTGCCTGATTGAGGCAAATGGCTCTATGCGGGCATTTCTGGACAAGTACATTACCCCCCAGAAGGGGGACATTGTAGACCAGTCCGGGAAGGTGCTGGGTCAGCATGACGGAATCCATCACTACACGATTGGACAGCGCAAGGGGTTGGGGATCGCCCACAGTGAACCACTGTACGTGGTGGCGCTGGATGCGGTGAATAATCGGGTAATTGTGGGCGATCGCGCCGCCACCCTATCGGCGGAATGTACCGTTCAACGAGTTAACTGGGTGTCTATGGTTGAACCCACCACTCCGATTAAGGCGGAAGTCCAGATCCGCTACCGCTCCCCTGCCACCTCTGCCACCATCATTCCCCTGGGGAACTCCCGTGTTCGGGTCGTGTTTGACGAACCTCAGTCCAGTGTGACACCCGGTCAGGCGGCTGTCTGGTATGACGGAGAAGTGCTGCTGGGGGGTGGGGTGATTGAACCGCATCGTGAGTTGAAGGATGGCGAGTGA